In the Festucalex cinctus isolate MCC-2025b chromosome 10, RoL_Fcin_1.0, whole genome shotgun sequence genome, one interval contains:
- the LOC144027324 gene encoding alpha-2-HS-glycoprotein-like: WRLTLFALFLWCAGTLPGLLADSYLPAVNCSNESAAEAARLGVQRINGKHKHGFRFKLQEVQSSKYFQLSGGCHIDVNVKLVQTKCHFTNPKPEDQCELWQRDERGAVATCSIEFWVMWGVAKVTRYECTTRPELTNAELMTICPDCPLSLPLDDPTAVKAVNDAVVRFNKDDKHLNYLTLMEIAHATVEYSTIGEITHLQFALVETRCPRLTEKTFACTPLCSDRATHAFCRTTYYNVHRQLGELQCDLYPPKNLAPHPAGVPEPVCKPLFHQSPEACVCKDQLRKPEPSIHHICPFPLQ; the protein is encoded by the exons TGGAGGCTCACTTTATTTGCGCTTTTTTTGTGGTGTGCTGGAACTCTTCCTGGCCTCCTTGCGGATTCATATTTGCCAGCGGTCAACTGTAGCAACGAAAGTGCGGCAGAGGCGGCGAGGCTTGGCGTCCAACGCATCAATGGAAAACACAAGCATGGCTTCAGGTTCAAGCTGCAGGAGGTCCAGAGCAGTAAATATTTTCAG CTATCAGGAGGTTGCCACATTGATGTTAATGTGAAGCTGGTGCAGACCAAATGTCACTTCACCAACCCCAAACCTGAGGACCAATGTGAGCTTTGGCAACGGGATGAACGG GGTGCAGTGGCCACTTGCAGCATCGAGTTTTGGGTCATGTGGGGTGTGGCCAAAGTCACCAGATATGAATGCACCACCAGACCAG AGCTGACAAACGCCGAGCTGATGACAATTTGTCCCGACTGCCCCTTGTCATTGCCTCTTGATGACCCGACCGCCGTGAAGGCGGTAAATGATGCTGTAGTCAGGTTCAACAAGGATGACAAACACCTGAATTACTTAACCTTGATGGAAATTGCTCATGCCACTGTGGAG TATTCAACGATTGGTGAAATTACACATCTCCAGTTCGCCCTGGTGGAGACTCGGTGTCCAAGACTAACTGAGAAGACTTTTGCCTGCACACCTCTCTGTTCTGACAGGGCT ACTCACGCCTTTTGCCGAACCACCTATTACAACGTGCACCGACAACTGGGAGAACTTCAGTGTGACTTATATCCACCAAAA AATCTGGCCCCCCACCCGGCTGGTGTGCCAGAGCCTGTTTGCAAGCCCTTGTTCCACCAAAGTCCAGAAGCTTGCGTTTGCAAGGACCAACTGAGGAAACCTGAGCCGTCAATTCACCACATTTGTCCCTTCCCACTTCAGTGA
- the LOC144027322 gene encoding alpha-2-HS-glycoprotein-like, translated as MGAHFFVLLLCCAGTLPGLFADSSLPTVNCSKESAVEAARLGVQRINGQHKHGFRFKLQEVQSSKYFQLSGGCHIDVNVKLVQTKCHFTNPKPEDQCELWRRNERGAVATCSIEFWVMWGVAKVTRYECTTRPELTNTELMTICPDCPLSLPLDDSTAVKAVNDAVVKFNMDDKRLNYFTLMEIAHATVEYSTIGEITHLQFALVETACPRRTAKTFACTPRCSNRAIHAFCRTTYYNVHRQLGELQCDLYPRKNLAPHPAGVPEPVCKPLFHQSPEACVCKDQLRKPEPSIHHICPFPLQ; from the exons ATGGGGGCTCACTTCTTTGTGCTTTTGCTGTGTTGTGCTGGAACTCTTCCTGGCCTCTTTGCTGATTCATCTTTGCCGACGGTCAACTGTAGCAAAGAAAGTGCAGTAGAGGCGGCGAGGCTTGGCGTCCAACGCATCAATGGACAACACAAGCATGGCTTCAGGTTCAAGCTACAGGAGGTCCAGAGCAGCAAATATTTTCAG CTATCAGGAGGTTGCCACATTGATGTTAATGTGAAGCTGGTGCAGACCAAATGTCACTTCACCAACCCCAAACCTGAGGACCAATGTGAGCTTTGGCGACGCAATGAACGG ggTGCGGTGGCAACCTGCAGCATCGAGTTTTGGGTCATGTGGGGTGTGGCCAAAGTCACCAGATACGAATGCACAACCAGACCAG AACTGACCAACACGGAGCTGATGACAATTTGTCCCGACTGCCCCTTGTCATTGCCTCTTGATGACTCGACCGCCGTGAAGGCAGTAAATGATGCCGTGGTCAAGTTCAACATGGATGACAAACGCCTAAATTACTTCACCTTGATGGAAATTGCTCATGCCACTGTGgag TATTCAACGATTGGTGAAATTACTCATCTCCAGTTCGCCCTTGTGGAGACCGCGTGTCCGAGACGAACAGCCAAGACTTTTGCCTGCACACCTCGCTGTTCTAACAGAGCT ATTCACGCCTTCTGCCGAACCACCTATTACAACGTGCACAGACAACTGGGAGAGCTTCAATGTGACTTATATCCACGAAAA AATCTGGCCCCCCACCCGGCTGGTGTGCCAGAGCCTGTTTGCAAGCCCTTGTTCCACCAAAGTCCAGAAGCTTGCGTTTGCAAGGACCAACTGAGGAAACCTGAGCCGTCAATTCACCACATTTGTCCCTTCCCACTTCAGTGA
- the LOC144027316 gene encoding alpha-2-HS-glycoprotein-like: MGAHLFAVLLWCAGTLPGLLAESSLPAITCRNRSVAVAARFGVQYINAKHKHGFRFQLQEVQSSKYLQVSGGCYIDVNVKLVQTKCHFTSPTPAYECELWRLDERGAVATCSIEFWVMWGVAKVTKYECTTRPELTNEELVTICPNCPMSLPLDDPMAVKAAHEFVVRFNRESKHLNYFMMMEVAHVTIRNVATIGKVTELKLVLVETKCPRETTEPAACMPYCSDRAHHTFCKTTYYNLHGQLGGIECELYLPKNPAPHPTGVPDPVCKPLFHQSLEACVCKARLRKPEPSIHHICPFPLK; encoded by the exons ATGGGGGCTCACCTATTTGCGGTTCTGCTGTGGTGTGCTGGAACTCTTCCTGGCCTCCTTGCGGAGTCGTCGTTGCCGGCGATCACCTGTAGGAACCGAAGTGTGGCAGTGGCGGCGAGGTTTGGTGTCCAATACATCAACGCCAAGCACAAGCATGGCTTCAGGTTTCAGCTACAAGAGGTCCAGAGCAGCAAATATTTGCAG GTGTCAGGCGGTTGCTACATTGACGTCAATGTGAAGCTGGTACAGACCAAATGTCACTTCACCAGCCCCACACCCGCATACGAATGTGAGCTTTGGCGACTGGATGAACGG GGTGCAGTGGCCACCTGCAGCATCGAGTTTTGGGTCATGTGGGGTGTGGCCAAAGTCACCAAATACGAATGCACCACCCGACCAG AGCTTACCAATGAGGAGCTTGTGACCATTTGTCCCAACTGCCCCATGTCATTGCCTCTTGACGACCCCATGGCAGTGAAAGCGGCACATGAATTTGTGGTCAGGTTCAACCGGGAGAGTAAACACCTGAATTACTTCATGATGATGGAAGTTGCTCATGTCACAATCAGG AATGTCGCAACTATTGGCAAAGTTACCGAGCTCAAGCTCGTCTTGGTGGAGACTAAGTGTCCGAGAGAGACCACGGAACCGGCTGCTTGCATGCCTTATTGTTCTGACAGAGCT CATCATACCTTTTGCAAAACCACCTATTACAACTTGCATGGACAGCTGGGAGGAATTGAGTGTGAACTATATCTACCGAAA AATCCAGCCCCTCATCCGACCGGTGTGCCAGACCCTGTATGCAAGCCCTTGTTCCACCAAAGTCTAGAAGCTTGCGTTTGCAAGGCCCGGCTGAGGAAACCTGAGCCGTCCATCCACCACATTTGTCCATTCCCACTTAAGTGA